A stretch of Telopea speciosissima isolate NSW1024214 ecotype Mountain lineage chromosome 11, Tspe_v1, whole genome shotgun sequence DNA encodes these proteins:
- the LOC122646519 gene encoding photosynthetic NDH subunit of lumenal location 3, chloroplastic-like produces MVDVKSRRSVNRIKKCAFDLLSIGEMSDDESSWDLMGRDLRLKSMFMYCDFSQVISNAPEEQKKSLTDLANRLFHYIEELDHAVKIRSIPLTQNRYSDAALVLQEVMAIML; encoded by the exons ATGGTGGATGTGAAGTCAAGACGAAGTGTGAATCGGATCAAGAAATGTGCATTTGATCTTCTATCGATTGGAGAAATGAGTGATGATGAGAGTTCTTGGGATCTTATGGGAAGAGATTTGAGGCTCAAATCAATGTTCATGTACTGTGATTTCAGTCAGGTGATCTCAAATGCACCAGAGGAACAAAAGAAGAGCCTTACTGATCTTGCTAATAGGCTGTTTCATTACATAGAAGAG TTGGATCATGCAGTGAAAATCCGTAGCATTCCATTAACGCAGAATCGATACAGCGACGCGGCTCTTGTATTGCAAGAAGTGATGGCAATCATGCTTTAA